Proteins from a single region of Geothrix sp. PMB-07:
- a CDS encoding DNA-binding transcriptional regulator, with the protein MPNIASVLKEEILRLARKEVRNETEGLKKASAQYRSEIAALKRRAASLEKQLQHVAKKDASKAAAPTDAEGGLRVRFSAKGLATQRQKLGISAAEMGLLLNVSAQTIYNWEAGKSRPRQQQLGAIATLRGLGKRKIKAQLQELTATEEKTAE; encoded by the coding sequence ATGCCAAACATCGCATCTGTCCTAAAAGAGGAAATCCTCCGTCTGGCCCGCAAGGAAGTGCGGAACGAAACCGAGGGGTTAAAGAAGGCTTCGGCGCAGTACCGCTCAGAAATCGCCGCCCTCAAACGCCGCGCGGCCAGCCTCGAAAAACAGCTCCAACACGTCGCCAAGAAGGATGCTTCCAAGGCTGCCGCGCCCACGGATGCCGAAGGCGGCCTCCGCGTGCGCTTCAGCGCCAAGGGCTTGGCCACACAGAGGCAGAAGCTCGGCATCTCGGCTGCCGAAATGGGCCTGCTGCTGAACGTCTCCGCCCAGACCATCTACAATTGGGAAGCGGGCAAATCGCGGCCCCGCCAGCAGCAGCTGGGCGCCATCGCCACCTTGCGCGGCCTGGGCAAACGAAAGATCAAGGCCCAGTTGCAGGAACTGACCGCGACCGAAGAAAAGACCGCCGAGTAG
- a CDS encoding alpha/beta fold hydrolase, with translation MSTWILLRGLTRESRHWGDFPGQLQAALPLARILAVDLPGNGTFHQEASPLTVQGMVAHARAQLVELGAAPPFHLLALSMGAMVATAWAEAFPGEVAGCVLINTSFRGFSPPHRRLRPRAWPSLLRMPLTPSAEGRERLLFSLTSRREAGPVPPWKAWVEIRRSRPGHLRNALRQLLAAARFKAPAQAPAPTLVLTSAGDGLVASRCSLDISRRWACALAIHPWAGHDLTLDDGAWVAHQIRQWLNAGAG, from the coding sequence GTGAGCACCTGGATTCTGCTGCGGGGCCTCACCCGCGAAAGCCGACACTGGGGGGATTTCCCCGGCCAGCTGCAGGCGGCGCTGCCACTGGCCCGCATCCTCGCCGTTGACCTTCCAGGAAACGGCACCTTCCATCAGGAGGCCAGCCCCCTCACCGTGCAGGGCATGGTGGCCCATGCCCGTGCCCAGCTGGTGGAACTGGGAGCCGCACCGCCCTTCCACCTGCTCGCGCTCTCCATGGGCGCGATGGTGGCCACGGCCTGGGCCGAGGCGTTTCCCGGTGAGGTCGCGGGCTGTGTGCTCATCAACACCAGTTTCCGCGGCTTCAGCCCGCCACACCGAAGGCTGCGGCCCCGGGCCTGGCCCAGCCTGCTTCGGATGCCCCTCACGCCTTCGGCCGAGGGGCGGGAGCGTCTGCTGTTCTCACTGACCAGCCGCCGGGAAGCTGGCCCCGTGCCGCCCTGGAAAGCCTGGGTCGAGATCCGTCGTTCTCGCCCAGGTCACCTGCGCAATGCCCTGCGCCAGTTGTTGGCGGCAGCGCGCTTCAAGGCGCCCGCCCAAGCCCCGGCTCCCACCCTGGTGTTGACCAGTGCCGGTGATGGCTTGGTGGCAAGCCGCTGTTCTCTGGATATCTCCCGGCGCTGGGCCTGTGCCCTGGCCATCCACCCATGGGCGGGCCACGATCTGACTCTGGATGATGGGGCCTGGGTGGCCCACCAAATCCGGCAATGGCTGAACGCCGGAGCGGGTTGA
- a CDS encoding PAS domain-containing sensor histidine kinase, whose product MNHARSLQRRALVAVLPAFLGAGLAFTPLPRWAIGLGLFAALIVSLWRIRKLGPAAERPLQTLSNLLAAIREGDFSFRARTPTTDDALGDVFRELNTLSELLQQQRAKAMEATALLRSVMEEIDVAVFAFDEAGCLRLVNRAGEAFLGQSQEQLLGLPASDLGLGEALADEGPRLMDLALPGRVGRFELRRSAFRQAGRPHQLLVLSDLTRPLREEERQAWQRLIRVLGHEINNSLAPIQSLSGSIAMLLERQGPEWQEDAAQGLAIIESRAQALGRFMESYTRLARLPEPRLGAVNAGPLVQKLAALEARLSVQVEPGPEVVFQGDSDQLEQALINLLRNAVDAALETGGGVRVTWHPSGSWVEFLVEDEGPGLPHSGNLFVPFFTTKPGGSGIGLVLARQIAEGHRGSLHLANRPSKGACAVLRLPYSA is encoded by the coding sequence ATGAACCACGCCCGCTCGCTCCAGCGCCGGGCCCTGGTGGCGGTGCTGCCGGCCTTTCTGGGCGCCGGGTTGGCCTTTACGCCCCTGCCGCGGTGGGCTATTGGGTTGGGGCTTTTCGCTGCTCTGATCGTGTCGTTGTGGCGCATCCGCAAACTGGGGCCCGCGGCGGAGCGTCCCCTCCAGACGCTCTCCAACCTGCTGGCGGCCATCCGCGAAGGTGACTTCAGTTTCCGCGCCCGCACCCCCACCACGGATGATGCGCTGGGCGATGTGTTCCGGGAGTTGAATACCCTGTCGGAGCTGCTGCAGCAGCAGCGCGCCAAGGCCATGGAGGCCACGGCCCTGCTGCGATCCGTGATGGAGGAGATCGACGTCGCCGTCTTCGCCTTCGACGAGGCGGGTTGCCTGCGGCTGGTGAACCGCGCCGGCGAGGCCTTCCTGGGCCAATCCCAGGAGCAGCTGCTGGGGCTTCCCGCCAGCGATCTGGGCCTGGGCGAGGCGCTGGCGGACGAGGGGCCGCGGTTGATGGACCTCGCGCTGCCCGGACGGGTGGGCCGCTTCGAGCTGCGGCGCAGCGCCTTCCGGCAGGCGGGCCGTCCGCATCAGCTGCTGGTGTTGTCCGACCTCACGCGCCCGTTGCGCGAAGAAGAGCGCCAGGCCTGGCAGCGCCTGATTCGTGTGCTGGGCCACGAGATCAACAATTCGCTGGCGCCGATCCAATCCCTGTCCGGCAGCATCGCCATGTTGCTGGAACGGCAGGGCCCGGAGTGGCAGGAGGACGCCGCCCAGGGGCTGGCCATCATCGAATCCCGGGCCCAGGCCCTGGGCCGCTTCATGGAGTCCTACACGCGACTGGCCCGCCTGCCGGAACCGCGCCTTGGGGCCGTGAATGCGGGCCCTCTGGTCCAAAAGCTGGCGGCGCTGGAGGCACGTCTCTCCGTGCAGGTGGAACCAGGGCCAGAGGTGGTATTCCAGGGGGATTCCGATCAACTGGAGCAGGCCCTCATCAACCTGCTTCGCAACGCGGTGGACGCGGCCTTGGAAACGGGCGGCGGCGTGCGCGTGACTTGGCACCCTTCCGGAAGCTGGGTGGAGTTCCTGGTGGAGGATGAGGGGCCGGGGCTGCCGCACAGCGGCAACCTCTTCGTGCCCTTTTTCACCACCAAACCCGGCGGCAGCGGCATCGGTCTGGTGCTCGCCCGCCAGATTGCCGAGGGCCACCGGGGCTCCCTGCACCTTGCCAACCGCCCCTCAAAGGGCGCTTGCGCGGTGCTGCGTCTGCCTTATTCCGCCTGA
- a CDS encoding ROK family protein → MSLTQDSRMVLTLDAGGTNLVFGAMKGGEELLEPLSLPTHGEDLTRCLATITEGFEQSRSRLDGPAAAISFAFPGPSDYPAGIIGDLANLPAFRGGVPLGPLLEDHFGIPVFINNDGDLFAYGEAMAGLLPEVNLALEEVGSPKRYRNLLGVTLGTGFGGGLVQGGRLYRGDNGAGAEIWSMRNKLDPGATAEEGISIRAVRRAYAEGAGLSLEACPEPAAIHRIARGEGKGDQAAAIEAFRRLGEVLGDALANATTLVDALVVVGGGLSGAADLILPAAVREMNSELRCAAATFGPRLESAAFNLEDATGRTAFLRGESRLLTVPGSGRQVPYDPLKRVGVGLSRLGTSRATALGAYAFALTELDRITSGHRDVANLA, encoded by the coding sequence ATGAGCCTGACCCAGGATTCGCGCATGGTTCTCACGCTGGATGCGGGGGGAACCAACCTGGTCTTCGGCGCCATGAAGGGTGGCGAGGAACTGCTGGAACCGCTCTCTCTGCCCACCCACGGTGAGGATCTCACACGCTGCCTCGCGACCATCACGGAAGGTTTCGAGCAGAGCCGCTCCCGGCTGGATGGCCCCGCTGCGGCCATCAGCTTCGCCTTTCCGGGGCCCTCGGATTATCCCGCAGGCATCATCGGCGACTTGGCCAACCTTCCCGCCTTTCGGGGCGGCGTGCCCCTGGGGCCCCTGCTGGAGGATCACTTCGGCATTCCGGTGTTCATCAACAACGATGGCGACCTCTTTGCCTACGGCGAGGCCATGGCAGGCCTGCTGCCCGAGGTGAACCTGGCCCTGGAGGAAGTGGGCAGCCCCAAGCGCTACCGCAACCTGCTGGGCGTCACCCTGGGCACGGGCTTCGGCGGCGGCCTGGTGCAGGGTGGCCGACTTTACCGGGGCGACAACGGTGCAGGGGCGGAGATCTGGTCCATGCGGAACAAACTGGATCCCGGCGCTACCGCCGAAGAGGGCATCAGCATCCGTGCGGTGCGCCGGGCCTATGCGGAAGGCGCGGGGCTGTCTCTGGAAGCCTGCCCGGAACCTGCGGCGATCCATCGCATCGCCCGGGGAGAAGGGAAGGGCGATCAGGCGGCCGCCATCGAGGCCTTCCGGCGCCTGGGCGAAGTGCTGGGAGATGCCTTGGCCAACGCCACCACCCTGGTGGATGCCCTGGTGGTGGTGGGCGGCGGCCTTTCCGGCGCGGCGGACTTGATCCTGCCGGCGGCCGTGCGGGAAATGAACAGCGAGCTCCGCTGCGCCGCGGCGACCTTCGGGCCCCGCCTGGAATCGGCGGCCTTCAATCTGGAGGATGCCACCGGGCGCACCGCCTTCCTGCGCGGCGAATCCCGGCTGTTGACGGTGCCCGGCAGCGGGCGGCAAGTGCCCTACGATCCGCTCAAGCGCGTGGGCGTCGGCCTCTCCCGCCTGGGCACCAGCCGAGCCACAGCCCTGGGGGCCTACGCCTTTGCCTTGACGGAACTGGACCGGATCACCTCCGGTCATAGGGACGTTGCAAACCTGGCCTAA
- a CDS encoding DUF4337 domain-containing protein, with product MAEALDKIQDEVSEHADESRFNGYIALLVAVVATFMALCNVKDGNVVQAMQQSQAKAIDQWAFYQSKSTKQHIAENSADMLRTQLEMNPGLKPEVKARVEAKIQAQEVAAKKYEKEKEQIKGEAVQAAKDYDSMNIHDDQFDLAEACLSVAVALAGVTALTKKRWLFAVACVFASLGMLFGLAGFFHWNLHSDLMAKVLG from the coding sequence ATGGCCGAAGCCCTCGACAAGATTCAGGATGAGGTTTCTGAACACGCCGATGAAAGCCGCTTCAACGGCTACATCGCCCTTTTAGTGGCGGTGGTGGCCACCTTCATGGCCCTGTGCAACGTGAAGGACGGCAACGTGGTGCAGGCCATGCAGCAGTCCCAGGCCAAGGCCATCGATCAGTGGGCCTTCTACCAGAGCAAGAGCACCAAGCAGCACATCGCCGAGAACTCCGCCGACATGCTGCGCACGCAGCTGGAGATGAACCCGGGCCTGAAGCCCGAGGTGAAGGCCAGGGTGGAGGCCAAGATCCAGGCCCAGGAGGTGGCGGCGAAGAAATACGAGAAGGAGAAAGAGCAGATCAAGGGCGAAGCGGTGCAGGCCGCCAAGGACTACGACAGCATGAACATCCACGATGACCAGTTCGATCTGGCCGAGGCCTGCCTGAGTGTCGCTGTGGCTTTGGCGGGCGTCACGGCCCTCACGAAGAAGCGGTGGCTCTTCGCTGTGGCTTGCGTGTTCGCCTCCCTGGGCATGCTCTTCGGCCTGGCGGGCTTCTTCCACTGGAATCTGCACTCCGATCTCATGGCGAAGGTGCTGGGCTAG
- a CDS encoding methylglyoxal synthase: MKQSKVIALVAHDNRKRDLIEWVSWNHALLAQHSLVCTGTTGRLVEEALVRKAREAKSLTPTSPIRKLKSGPLGGDQQLGALIAEGHIDIVIFFWDPMEPQPHDVDVKALLRIAVVYNIPMACSRSSADFLISSPLLNKVYKPALTDYSGYIKRKVDGD, encoded by the coding sequence ATGAAACAGAGCAAGGTCATCGCCCTGGTCGCTCACGATAACCGCAAGCGCGACCTCATCGAATGGGTGTCCTGGAACCACGCCCTGTTGGCCCAGCACAGCCTGGTTTGCACGGGCACCACGGGACGCCTGGTGGAGGAAGCCCTGGTCCGCAAGGCCCGCGAGGCCAAAAGCCTCACGCCCACTTCTCCGATCCGCAAGCTGAAGTCCGGCCCCTTGGGTGGTGATCAGCAACTGGGCGCGTTGATTGCCGAGGGCCACATCGACATCGTGATCTTCTTCTGGGATCCCATGGAACCTCAGCCCCACGACGTGGACGTGAAGGCGCTTCTGCGCATCGCCGTGGTCTACAACATCCCCATGGCCTGCAGCCGGAGCTCTGCGGATTTCCTCATCTCGTCGCCGCTCCTGAACAAGGTGTACAAGCCTGCACTCACCGACTATTCGGGCTACATCAAGCGGAAGGTCGACGGCGATTAA
- a CDS encoding sigma-54 dependent transcriptional regulator has protein sequence MPARILIADDQPDVRESLRLLLKSEGFKVDAVASPPAALAALEVAPPDLVLMDMNYAKDTTSGQEGLDLLERIRAMEPTVPVVVMTAWGSVELAVEAMKRGAKDFVLKPWENARLLATLRTQLELASALNRSRRLEAENALLRGESAAPLVARSKAMQQVVQLLERLGPSDAGVLITGENGTGKSLVAKCLHAASSRAAQPLLTLNAGGLSEGVLESELFGHVKGAFTDARESRAGRFELAHGGTLFLDEIGNAPLSLQAKLLRVLETGEFERVGSSRTQKADVRVIAATNIDLEAEIAAGRFRQDLRYRLNTFEIHLLPLRERREDIAPLASLFLERHAQRYRKAVTGISEAALRLLEHHPWPGNVRELDHAVERAVLMTTGSALGAADLLLAPNAARPTLDDLGLEDMEALLIRKALTRHGSATQAAEALGLSRSAIYRRMQKLGISG, from the coding sequence ATGCCCGCCCGCATCCTCATTGCCGACGACCAGCCCGATGTGCGGGAGAGCCTGCGGCTGCTCCTGAAATCGGAAGGGTTCAAGGTGGATGCGGTGGCCAGTCCGCCTGCGGCTTTGGCGGCACTGGAGGTGGCACCGCCGGACCTGGTGCTCATGGACATGAACTACGCGAAGGACACCACCTCCGGCCAGGAAGGGCTGGATCTGCTGGAGCGCATCCGGGCCATGGAGCCCACGGTGCCGGTGGTGGTGATGACCGCCTGGGGCAGCGTGGAACTGGCCGTGGAGGCCATGAAGCGTGGGGCCAAGGACTTTGTGCTGAAGCCCTGGGAGAACGCTCGTCTGCTGGCCACGCTGCGCACGCAGCTGGAGCTGGCCTCGGCCCTGAACCGATCCCGACGCCTGGAAGCCGAGAACGCCCTGCTTCGGGGCGAGAGCGCGGCGCCGCTGGTGGCGCGTTCCAAGGCCATGCAGCAGGTGGTGCAGTTGCTGGAACGGCTGGGCCCTTCGGATGCGGGCGTGCTCATCACGGGTGAGAACGGCACGGGTAAGAGCCTGGTGGCCAAGTGCCTGCATGCCGCTTCCAGCCGAGCCGCCCAGCCGCTGCTGACCCTCAATGCGGGTGGCCTCTCCGAGGGCGTGCTGGAATCGGAGCTCTTCGGCCATGTGAAGGGCGCCTTCACGGATGCCCGGGAATCCCGCGCGGGCCGCTTCGAGTTGGCCCACGGCGGGACGTTGTTTCTGGATGAGATCGGCAACGCCCCGCTCAGCCTGCAGGCCAAGCTGCTGCGCGTGCTGGAAACGGGAGAATTCGAGCGCGTCGGCTCCAGTCGTACGCAGAAGGCCGATGTGCGCGTGATCGCGGCCACCAACATCGATCTGGAAGCCGAGATCGCAGCTGGGCGCTTCCGCCAGGATCTGCGCTACCGCCTCAACACCTTCGAGATCCACCTGCTGCCCCTGCGGGAGCGCCGCGAGGACATCGCGCCCTTGGCTTCGCTGTTCCTGGAGAGGCATGCCCAGCGTTATCGCAAGGCCGTTACCGGCATCTCGGAGGCCGCGTTGCGCCTCCTGGAACACCATCCCTGGCCCGGCAACGTGCGGGAGCTGGATCACGCGGTGGAGCGGGCCGTGCTGATGACCACGGGCTCTGCCCTGGGGGCGGCGGATCTGCTGCTGGCGCCCAATGCCGCGCGTCCGACTCTGGATGATCTGGGGCTCGAAGACATGGAGGCCCTGCTGATCCGCAAGGCGCTCACCCGTCACGGCAGCGCCACCCAGGCGGCCGAGGCCCTGGGCCTGAGCCGCAGCGCCATCTACCGCCGCATGCAGAAGCTCGGCATTTCCGGATGA
- a CDS encoding M14 family zinc carboxypeptidase has translation MPRLPLLEDLAKTIDIGGAHFEARVVCEVLCREEPMPVHVVSVGNPDPALPAVGFFGGVHGLERIGAEVVLAYLQNLAGRLKWDDTVHALLDSVRLVFMPLVNPGGTWLGTRANPNGVDLMRNAPVESAERVPWLVGGQRLSPRLPWFRGHLGQPMETESQALCEVVRSELLTRRFCITVDCHSGFGMADRIWFPYAHTRAPFHNLPDMHALKDLLQETLCNYNYIFEPQSRQYLTHGDLWDHLYADPQRRPEDVFLPLTLEMGSWSWVKKNPRQFFSLLGNFNPLIEHRQQRVLRRHVPLLEFFARAACSHARWLPSGGARQDHQDRALAHWYPTWPPEVQP, from the coding sequence ATGCCCCGGCTGCCCCTTCTCGAAGACCTGGCCAAGACCATCGATATCGGCGGCGCCCACTTCGAGGCGCGGGTGGTGTGCGAGGTGCTGTGCCGGGAGGAACCCATGCCGGTGCATGTGGTTTCCGTCGGCAACCCCGATCCGGCCCTGCCGGCGGTGGGCTTTTTCGGCGGGGTGCACGGGCTCGAGCGCATCGGCGCAGAGGTGGTGCTGGCCTACCTGCAGAACCTCGCGGGTCGGCTGAAGTGGGACGACACCGTGCATGCGCTGCTGGATTCCGTCCGGCTGGTGTTCATGCCGCTGGTGAATCCAGGCGGCACCTGGCTGGGCACCCGCGCCAATCCCAACGGGGTGGATCTCATGCGCAATGCCCCTGTGGAATCCGCGGAGCGCGTGCCCTGGCTGGTGGGTGGCCAGCGTCTCAGTCCGCGCCTGCCCTGGTTCCGGGGGCACCTGGGACAACCGATGGAAACGGAAAGTCAGGCCCTCTGCGAGGTGGTTCGCAGCGAGTTGCTGACGCGCCGTTTCTGCATCACCGTGGATTGCCATTCGGGCTTCGGCATGGCCGACCGCATCTGGTTCCCCTACGCCCACACCCGGGCGCCCTTCCATAACCTGCCGGACATGCACGCCCTCAAGGACCTGCTGCAGGAGACCCTCTGCAACTACAACTACATCTTCGAGCCGCAGAGCCGCCAGTACCTCACCCACGGCGATCTCTGGGATCACCTCTACGCCGATCCACAGCGGCGGCCCGAGGATGTGTTCCTGCCGTTGACGCTGGAGATGGGCTCCTGGAGCTGGGTCAAGAAGAATCCGCGGCAGTTCTTCTCCCTGTTGGGCAACTTCAATCCCCTGATCGAACACCGCCAGCAGCGGGTGCTGCGGCGCCACGTGCCCTTGCTGGAATTTTTCGCACGGGCCGCCTGCAGTCACGCCCGCTGGCTGCCTTCGGGCGGCGCCCGGCAAGACCACCAGGACCGCGCCCTGGCCCACTGGTACCCCACCTGGCCGCCTGAGGTTCAGCCGTGA
- a CDS encoding TonB-dependent receptor, whose amino-acid sequence MSVRSWRPVLLTALACATIAQIAQAQSSAGSIHGRVRTQSGKTIAGANVLLRHLAAGQTYTQDSDATGQFRFTSVPEGEYEIVVVASGMKPMNGTRVNVAPGQPTETVIRMDQDNASAVVSVVAAEDTVAARTAPSQGSLTARSAQSDVRDEFVRNFTAPVVDYTQVVQMAPGMFSYSPNGPGLGDTKSFFRGFSDGDYTITFDGIPFQDTNSPTHHSWAFFPGQFLGGANIDRSPGSAATLGPTNFGGSINLLSRILEPDQRISAEGSFGTWNTSLYSLEYETGTLGRSNLMVNAHEMKSDGYQTFNKQHRDAVSAKYQFAVSENTQLTAFGSYMDLRANTPNTKGGTRAQIAQFGDNYLISGDPTQANYWGYNNYHVKSDFSYVGLYSNLGDGWKLDDKLYTYAYFNNQNYNGTTITATSGTDKLNSYRTTGNIFRLSQESGAGTLRTGLWSEIANTNRFQTPADPRTWVDAVLPNFHEKFKTTLLQPFVEYEIKITADLKLTPGVKYSSYKQDLTQFADNGKTVGNLGGAASIEHSATYTAVLPSLDLHYLVQSNWSLYAQFSTGDEIPPSNVFDVKNANVTVLPKSTRTKTFQAGSVFKSDAFTLDVDAYHITFDNAYSSTTDLAGNTTWFANGTSVSQGLEAESNLVLGGGFNLYANATFGSAKYSDSGKWIQNAPRDTESLGLYFQQGGWNAGLLGKRVGKMFNDNGAVHEAIAIDPFIIPNLFVNYTVKNLTSWLKQARFKLSVTNLTDKHSIVAVSPFAKTTSAPAPGDVLTLLPARSTSLSVGFDF is encoded by the coding sequence ATGTCCGTTCGATCCTGGCGTCCGGTCCTGTTGACCGCCCTCGCCTGCGCCACCATCGCCCAGATCGCCCAGGCCCAGAGCTCCGCGGGCTCCATCCATGGCCGGGTCCGGACCCAGAGCGGGAAAACCATCGCGGGCGCCAATGTGCTGCTGCGGCACTTGGCTGCGGGGCAAACCTACACTCAGGACAGCGACGCCACCGGCCAATTCCGCTTCACGTCGGTTCCCGAAGGCGAGTACGAGATCGTGGTGGTGGCGTCGGGCATGAAGCCCATGAACGGCACACGGGTGAACGTGGCCCCGGGCCAGCCCACGGAAACAGTCATCAGGATGGACCAGGACAACGCCAGCGCGGTGGTGAGCGTGGTGGCTGCGGAAGATACGGTGGCCGCGCGCACGGCGCCTTCCCAAGGCTCCCTCACCGCCCGTTCGGCCCAGTCCGATGTGCGGGACGAGTTCGTCCGCAACTTCACGGCCCCGGTGGTGGACTACACGCAGGTGGTGCAGATGGCCCCCGGCATGTTCAGCTACAGCCCCAACGGGCCAGGTCTCGGCGACACCAAATCCTTCTTCCGGGGCTTCTCGGATGGCGATTACACCATCACCTTCGATGGGATTCCCTTCCAGGACACCAACAGTCCCACGCACCACTCCTGGGCTTTCTTCCCTGGCCAGTTCCTGGGCGGAGCCAACATCGACCGCAGCCCTGGTTCGGCGGCCACCCTTGGGCCCACCAATTTCGGTGGCTCCATCAACCTGCTTTCCCGCATTCTCGAACCTGATCAGCGCATCAGCGCGGAGGGCTCGTTCGGCACCTGGAACACGTCGCTGTACAGCCTGGAATACGAAACAGGGACTCTGGGCCGGTCGAACCTCATGGTCAATGCCCATGAAATGAAATCCGATGGCTACCAGACCTTCAACAAGCAGCACCGGGATGCGGTATCCGCCAAGTACCAGTTCGCCGTATCCGAGAACACCCAGCTTACGGCCTTCGGATCCTACATGGACCTGCGGGCGAACACGCCCAACACCAAGGGCGGCACCCGTGCCCAGATCGCCCAGTTCGGCGACAACTACCTGATTAGCGGTGATCCGACCCAGGCGAACTACTGGGGCTACAACAACTACCACGTCAAATCCGACTTCTCCTACGTGGGTCTGTATTCCAACCTGGGGGACGGCTGGAAGCTGGACGACAAGCTCTACACCTATGCCTACTTCAACAACCAGAACTACAACGGCACCACCATCACCGCCACCAGCGGCACCGACAAGCTGAACAGCTACCGCACCACGGGCAACATCTTCCGTCTGAGTCAGGAATCTGGCGCGGGCACCCTGCGAACGGGCCTCTGGTCTGAAATTGCGAACACCAACCGCTTCCAGACGCCCGCGGATCCCCGTACCTGGGTAGATGCTGTGCTCCCCAATTTCCACGAAAAATTCAAGACGACCCTGCTGCAGCCCTTCGTGGAATACGAAATCAAGATCACCGCCGATCTGAAGCTGACACCGGGCGTGAAGTATTCCTCCTACAAGCAGGATCTCACCCAGTTCGCAGACAACGGCAAGACCGTGGGCAACCTCGGCGGCGCGGCCTCCATCGAGCATTCCGCGACCTACACGGCGGTGTTGCCCTCCCTCGACCTTCACTACCTGGTGCAATCGAACTGGTCCCTCTATGCACAGTTCTCCACCGGTGATGAGATTCCGCCCTCCAACGTGTTCGATGTGAAGAACGCCAATGTCACCGTTCTGCCGAAATCCACCCGGACCAAGACCTTCCAGGCGGGCTCGGTGTTCAAGTCCGATGCCTTCACGCTGGATGTTGATGCCTACCACATCACCTTCGACAACGCCTACTCGTCCACCACCGATCTGGCTGGCAACACCACCTGGTTCGCCAATGGCACCTCGGTGAGCCAGGGGCTCGAAGCTGAAAGCAACCTGGTTCTGGGTGGCGGGTTCAACCTCTATGCCAACGCCACGTTTGGAAGCGCGAAGTACTCTGATTCGGGCAAGTGGATTCAGAACGCTCCGCGGGACACCGAGTCGCTGGGCCTCTACTTCCAGCAGGGCGGGTGGAACGCTGGCCTGCTCGGCAAGCGCGTCGGGAAGATGTTCAACGACAATGGTGCCGTGCATGAAGCCATTGCCATCGATCCCTTCATCATCCCGAACCTCTTCGTGAACTATACGGTGAAGAACCTTACAAGCTGGCTGAAACAGGCCCGGTTCAAGCTCTCCGTCACCAACCTCACGGACAAGCACAGCATCGTGGCCGTGTCGCCCTTCGCCAAGACCACCTCGGCACCGGCTCCAGGCGATGTGCTCACCTTGCTGCCTGCGCGGAGCACCTCGCTCTCGGTGGGCTTCGACTTCTAG
- a CDS encoding sugar MFS transporter, translated as MTLKSLPIFLAFLLMGVADAMGPLSSAVSANPVMAALMPFFVFIAFAFFSVPAGVLATRIGKKKLLLAGLGLNVVAVAVPTFLDPPFPLLLFCIFLLGVGTTLLQVAGNPIMRDVSAPGAYSRNLALAQGIKGVGSTASAYLVTAISSLAVFAALSWRAAFPVFFALMLVALLSVSTLRIEESPAEHPPSVGSCLALLKVPVFAQAVLGIFLYVGAEVCMGTFLKPAFIAHGYAPDRAALLGPALFFGALTAGRLVAGLLKVSAQTFLRISATLGTVGLALLMTGLKAALLPAVVLGGLGFANIWPMLFALTVEEDPVRASELSGLMCMAISGGAVLPLLMGRLGGGASPLAFIVPLGGFAFLLFLSLKGGRRTES; from the coding sequence ATGACCCTTAAGTCACTGCCCATTTTCCTGGCCTTCCTGCTGATGGGCGTGGCCGACGCCATGGGGCCGCTCTCCAGTGCCGTATCCGCCAATCCCGTCATGGCGGCCCTCATGCCCTTTTTTGTATTTATCGCTTTTGCGTTTTTCAGCGTTCCCGCGGGGGTGCTGGCCACGCGCATCGGCAAGAAGAAACTGCTTCTTGCCGGGCTGGGCTTGAACGTGGTGGCAGTGGCGGTACCCACCTTCCTGGACCCCCCTTTCCCCTTGTTGCTTTTCTGCATCTTCCTGCTGGGCGTGGGCACCACCCTGCTGCAGGTGGCGGGTAATCCCATCATGCGGGATGTCAGCGCACCCGGGGCCTACAGCCGCAACCTGGCCCTGGCCCAGGGCATCAAGGGGGTGGGTTCGACCGCCTCGGCCTATCTGGTGACCGCCATATCCTCCCTGGCAGTCTTTGCCGCCCTGAGTTGGCGAGCTGCTTTCCCGGTCTTTTTCGCCTTGATGCTGGTGGCCCTCTTGTCGGTGAGCACCCTGCGCATCGAGGAAAGCCCTGCGGAACATCCGCCCAGCGTGGGCAGCTGTCTGGCGCTTCTGAAGGTGCCCGTCTTCGCCCAGGCGGTGCTGGGCATCTTCCTCTACGTGGGCGCCGAAGTCTGCATGGGCACCTTCCTGAAGCCCGCTTTCATTGCCCATGGCTATGCGCCGGACCGCGCCGCCCTGTTGGGGCCTGCGCTCTTCTTCGGGGCGCTCACGGCGGGTCGCCTGGTGGCGGGCCTGCTGAAGGTGAGCGCTCAGACCTTCCTTCGCATCAGCGCCACGTTGGGCACCGTGGGGCTGGCGCTGCTGATGACAGGCCTGAAGGCGGCGCTCCTGCCTGCGGTGGTCTTGGGTGGCCTGGGCTTCGCGAACATCTGGCCCATGCTGTTTGCCCTCACGGTGGAAGAAGATCCAGTACGGGCTTCGGAACTTTCTGGCCTCATGTGCATGGCCATTTCAGGCGGCGCGGTGCTGCCGCTTCTCATGGGCCGACTGGGCGGCGGCGCGTCGCCGCTGGCGTTCATCGTTCCCCTCGGCGGTTTCGCCTTCCTTCTTTTCCTGTCGCTCAAGGGCGGCCGAAGGACGGAGTCCTAG